The proteins below come from a single Maridesulfovibrio frigidus DSM 17176 genomic window:
- the gp10 gene encoding capsid staple protein — MKLVDLRRKPTKEKPDSKPVAVSEDDFPYGLRIHLEDESVTKLGLKVKDIKVGSTIKLQAEAYVCGISAQPDGKGKRIELQLVKMGIGSDGSFEDGFKEGSESEDG; from the coding sequence ATGAAGCTAGTGGATTTGCGGCGTAAGCCGACCAAAGAAAAACCGGATTCGAAACCGGTTGCTGTTTCCGAAGACGATTTTCCATATGGGCTGAGGATTCATCTTGAAGACGAATCTGTCACCAAGCTTGGGCTGAAGGTCAAGGACATCAAGGTCGGCTCAACTATCAAGCTTCAAGCCGAAGCTTATGTGTGCGGGATAAGTGCTCAACCGGATGGCAAAGGAAAAAGGATTGAATTGCAGCTCGTGAAGATGGGTATCGGTTCGGATGGAAGTTTTGAAGATGGCTTTAAAGAGGGATCGGAGAGTGAAGATGGATAG